One genomic region from Streptomyces sp. Li-HN-5-11 encodes:
- a CDS encoding YnfA family protein, producing the protein MPILRSAALFVVAAIFEIGGAWLVWQGVREHRGWLWAAGGVLALGAYGFVATFQPDAHFGRVLAAYGGIFVAGSLLWGVVADGYRPDRWDVTGALICLAGMAVIMWAPRGGR; encoded by the coding sequence ATGCCGATCCTCCGCTCCGCCGCCCTGTTCGTCGTCGCCGCGATCTTCGAGATCGGCGGCGCCTGGCTCGTCTGGCAGGGCGTACGCGAGCACCGCGGCTGGCTGTGGGCCGCCGGCGGCGTCCTCGCGCTCGGCGCGTACGGCTTCGTCGCGACCTTCCAGCCGGACGCCCACTTCGGCCGCGTCCTCGCCGCGTACGGCGGGATCTTCGTCGCCGGCTCGCTCCTGTGGGGCGTCGTCGCCGACGGTTACCGGCCCGACCGCTGGGACGTGACCGGCGCGCTGATCTGCCTCGCCGGAATGGCCGTGATCATGTGGGCGCCCAGAGGCGGCCGCTGA
- a CDS encoding LLM class flavin-dependent oxidoreductase, with the protein MQFGIFSVGDVTPDPTTGRTPTERERIKAMVAIALKAEEAGLDVFATGEHHNPPFVPSSPTTMLGYIAARTERLVLSTSTTLITTNDPVKIAEDFAMLQHLADGRVDLMTGRGNTGPVYPWFGQDIRQGINLAIENYALLHRLWREDVVDWEGTFRTPLQGFTSTPRPLDGVPPFVWHGSIRSPEIAEQAAYYGDGFFHNNIFWPADHTKRMVELYRTRYAHYGHGTPEQAIVGLGGQVFMRWNSQDAVREFRPYFDNAPVYGHGPSLEDFTDQTPLTVGSPQQVIDKTLSFREYAGDYQRQLFLVDHAGLPLKTVLEQIDMLGEEVVPVLRKEFAVGRPADVPEAPTHASLLARKEVTAV; encoded by the coding sequence ATGCAGTTCGGGATCTTCAGCGTCGGCGACGTCACGCCGGACCCGACCACCGGCCGTACGCCGACCGAGCGCGAGCGCATCAAGGCCATGGTCGCCATCGCGCTGAAGGCCGAGGAGGCAGGCCTGGACGTCTTTGCGACCGGAGAGCACCACAACCCGCCGTTCGTGCCGTCCTCGCCGACCACCATGCTCGGTTACATAGCCGCGCGCACGGAGCGGCTGGTCCTCTCCACCTCCACCACCCTCATCACCACCAACGACCCGGTGAAGATCGCCGAGGACTTCGCGATGCTCCAGCATCTCGCCGACGGCCGGGTCGATCTGATGACGGGCCGCGGCAACACCGGTCCGGTCTACCCCTGGTTCGGCCAGGACATCCGGCAGGGCATCAACCTCGCCATCGAGAACTACGCCCTGCTGCACCGCCTGTGGCGCGAGGACGTCGTCGACTGGGAGGGCACGTTCCGCACCCCGCTGCAGGGCTTCACCTCCACGCCCCGCCCGCTGGACGGCGTACCGCCCTTCGTCTGGCACGGCTCCATCCGCTCCCCGGAGATCGCCGAGCAGGCCGCCTACTACGGCGACGGCTTCTTCCACAACAACATCTTCTGGCCGGCCGACCACACCAAGCGGATGGTCGAGCTGTACCGGACCCGGTACGCCCACTACGGGCACGGCACGCCCGAGCAGGCGATCGTCGGCCTGGGCGGCCAGGTGTTCATGCGCTGGAACTCGCAGGACGCGGTGCGCGAGTTCCGCCCGTACTTCGACAACGCGCCGGTCTACGGCCACGGGCCCTCCCTGGAGGACTTCACGGACCAGACCCCGCTGACCGTCGGCTCCCCGCAGCAGGTGATCGACAAGACGCTGTCCTTCCGCGAGTACGCGGGCGACTACCAGCGCCAGCTGTTCCTGGTGGACCACGCGGGGCTGCCGCTGAAGACCGTGCTGGAGCAGATCGACATGCTGGGCGAGGAGGTCGTGCCGGTGCTGCGCAAGGAGTTCGCCGTGGGCCGCCCGGCCGATGTCCCGGAGGCGCCCACCCACGCCTCCCTGCTCGCCCGGAAGGAGGTGACGGCCGTATGA
- a CDS encoding SDR family NAD(P)-dependent oxidoreductase yields MATAAPSAASRIAVVTGASSGIGAATARQLAAAGYRVVLTARRKDRIEALAEEINAAGGAATAYQLDVTDRAAVDEFATAFKTVGVLVNNAGGALGADPVATGDPADWRTMYETNVIGTLNLTQALLPKLEASGDGTVVVVSSTAGHGTYEGGAGYVAAKHGAHVLAETLRLEIVGTPVRVIEIAPGMVKTDEFALTRFGGDEEKAAKVYEGVAEPLTADDVADTITWAVTRPSHVNVDLLILRPRAQASNTKVHREQP; encoded by the coding sequence ATGGCCACCGCAGCACCGTCCGCCGCCTCCCGCATCGCCGTCGTCACCGGTGCGAGCAGCGGCATCGGCGCCGCCACGGCCCGGCAACTCGCCGCGGCCGGCTACCGCGTCGTGCTGACCGCCCGCCGCAAGGACCGCATCGAAGCGCTGGCGGAGGAGATCAACGCCGCGGGCGGCGCGGCGACGGCGTACCAGCTGGACGTCACGGACCGCGCGGCGGTCGACGAGTTCGCCACGGCCTTCAAGACCGTCGGCGTCCTCGTCAACAACGCGGGAGGCGCGCTCGGCGCCGACCCGGTCGCCACCGGCGACCCCGCCGACTGGCGCACGATGTACGAGACGAACGTCATCGGCACCCTCAACCTCACCCAGGCCCTCCTGCCCAAGCTGGAGGCGAGCGGCGACGGCACGGTCGTGGTCGTCTCCTCCACCGCCGGCCACGGCACCTACGAGGGCGGCGCGGGCTACGTCGCCGCCAAGCACGGTGCCCACGTCCTCGCCGAAACCCTCCGCCTGGAGATCGTCGGCACGCCCGTCCGCGTCATCGAGATCGCCCCCGGCATGGTCAAGACCGACGAGTTCGCCCTGACCCGCTTCGGCGGCGACGAGGAGAAAGCGGCCAAGGTCTACGAGGGCGTCGCCGAACCCCTGACCGCCGACGACGTGGCCGACACCATCACCTGGGCGGTGACCCGCCCCAGCCACGTCAACGTCGACCTCCTGATCCTCCGCCCCCGCGCCCAGGCCTCCAACACCAAGGTCCACCGGGAGCAGCCGTGA
- a CDS encoding response regulator transcription factor — protein sequence MLLAEDDRAIRHALERALTLEGYEVTAVADGVEALAQAHKTPPDVLVLDVMMPGIDGLQVCRVLRAEGDRTPILMLTALVETADRIAGLDAGADDYVVKPFDVEEVFARLRALLRRTSPVGVGAGGAGDAPAKEPHIPDRQVEAAGIRMDLQARRVWRGTRELELTRTEFELLELLVRNAGIVLDHSTIYDRIWGYDFGPGSKNLAVYVGYLRRKLDEPGASQLIHTVRGVGYVLRED from the coding sequence GTGCTGCTCGCCGAAGACGACCGTGCCATCCGCCATGCCCTGGAGCGGGCCCTGACGCTGGAGGGCTACGAGGTGACGGCGGTCGCCGACGGCGTCGAGGCGCTCGCGCAGGCCCACAAGACCCCGCCGGACGTCCTCGTCCTGGATGTGATGATGCCGGGCATCGACGGACTCCAGGTCTGCCGGGTGCTGCGCGCCGAGGGCGACCGCACCCCGATCCTCATGCTCACCGCCCTGGTGGAGACCGCCGACCGGATCGCCGGCCTGGACGCCGGGGCCGACGACTACGTCGTCAAGCCGTTCGACGTGGAGGAGGTCTTCGCCCGGCTGCGCGCCCTGCTGCGCCGCACCAGCCCGGTCGGCGTCGGCGCGGGCGGCGCCGGTGACGCCCCGGCGAAGGAGCCGCACATTCCCGACCGGCAGGTCGAGGCGGCCGGGATCCGGATGGACCTGCAGGCCCGCCGGGTGTGGCGGGGCACGCGGGAGCTGGAGCTGACCCGCACCGAGTTCGAGCTGCTGGAGCTGCTGGTCCGCAACGCGGGGATCGTCCTCGACCACTCCACCATCTACGACCGCATCTGGGGCTACGACTTCGGTCCCGGCTCCAAGAACCTCGCCGTGTACGTCGGCTACCTGCGCCGCAAGCTCGACGAGCCGGGCGCGTCGCAGCTGATCCACACCGTACGCGGCGTGGGTTACGTGCTGCGGGAGGACTGA
- a CDS encoding FMN reductase produces MKLVVVSAGLSVPSSTRLLADRLAAAVERQAPVDVQVVELRDLAVEIAHHFTSGFPGKALAAAQEAVTAADGLIVVTPVFTASYSGLFKSFFDVLDKDAPAGKPVLVAATGGTARHSLVLDHALRPLFSYLRAVVVPTAVYAASEDWGAEGLPERIERAAGELAALMRGLPAARDGRKPARAEADGRLTVVPFEEQLAALRG; encoded by the coding sequence ATGAAGCTCGTCGTCGTCTCGGCCGGGCTGAGCGTTCCCTCCTCCACCCGGCTGCTGGCCGACCGCCTGGCCGCCGCCGTGGAACGGCAGGCCCCGGTCGACGTCCAGGTGGTGGAGCTGCGCGACCTCGCCGTCGAGATCGCGCACCACTTCACCAGCGGGTTCCCCGGGAAGGCCCTGGCCGCCGCGCAGGAGGCGGTCACGGCGGCCGACGGTCTGATCGTCGTCACCCCGGTGTTCACCGCCTCCTACAGCGGGCTGTTCAAGTCGTTCTTCGACGTGCTCGACAAGGACGCGCCGGCGGGCAAGCCGGTGCTGGTCGCGGCGACCGGCGGGACGGCACGGCACTCCCTGGTGCTGGACCACGCCCTGCGGCCGCTGTTCTCCTACCTGCGCGCCGTGGTCGTACCGACCGCGGTCTACGCCGCGTCCGAGGACTGGGGCGCGGAGGGCCTGCCGGAACGGATCGAGCGGGCGGCGGGGGAGCTGGCCGCGCTGATGAGGGGACTGCCGGCGGCGCGCGACGGGCGGAAGCCCGCGCGGGCGGAGGCGGACGGCCGCCTCACGGTGGTGCCGTTCGAGGAGCAGCTGGCGGCGCTGCGGGGGTGA